The Miscanthus floridulus cultivar M001 chromosome 7, ASM1932011v1, whole genome shotgun sequence genome includes a region encoding these proteins:
- the LOC136464020 gene encoding putative kinase-like protein TMKL1: MEMAGAAEADTPSKEPVRTGRSNTILLPIVGILFAYLLYRFLRPRLRGLRLDRYLPSGVRLPAWLRRRAPSGSTVLPYFAPIADRLGALPYLGPFADRLGVGPHGGHGAAQQALVKFPGGEALSVAAILEAPGEVVAKSAHSTLYRAAMRSGEAAVLLRFVRPACAVAADEAYAAARRIGAVSHPNLVPLRAVYVGPRGEKLLVHPFYAAGSLHRFLQEGIAESHRWNIVCNLSLGIAKGLDHLHTGLDKPMVHGNLKTSNVLLDASYECKISDYSLYLLLNPAAAQEMLEASAAQGYKAPELIKMRDATRESDVYSLGVVLLELLAQKEPAGADDGRPNPRDILLPASFKNLVLERKISDAFSSDLARHCKRSGKEKHLNAFFELATACCSPSPSLRPNTRQILKRLEEIAR, translated from the exons ATGGAGATGGCGGGGGCGGCCGAGGCGGACACGCCGTCGAAGGAGCCGGTGCGCACGGGGCGGAGCAACACCATCCTGCTCCCCATCGTCGGCATCCTCTTCGCCTACCTTCTCTACCGCTTCCTCCGCCCGCGCCTCCGCGGCCTGCGCCTCGACCGCTATCTCCCGTCGGGCGTCCGCCTGCCCGCCTGgctccgccgccgcgcgcccAGCGGGAGCACCGTGCTGCCCTACTTCGCGCCCATCGCCGACCGCCTCGGCGCGCTCCCCTACCTCGGCCCCTTCGCCGACCGCCTCGGCGTCGGCCCGCACGGCGGCCACGGCGCCGCCCAGCAGGCGCTCGTCAAGTTCCCCGGCGGGGAGGCGCTGTCGGTGGCCGCCATCCTCGAGGCGCCCGGGGAGGTGGTCGCCAAGTCCGCGCACAGCACGCTGTACCGCGCCGCCATGCGCTCCGGGGAGGCCGCCGTGCTGCTCCGGTTCGTGCGCCCCGCGTGTGCCGTCGCCGCCGACGAGGCCTACGCCGCCGCGCGCCGGATCGGCGCCGTCAGCCACCCGAACCTCGTGCCGCTCCGCGCGGTGTACGTCGGCCCCAGGGGCGAGAAGCTGCTCGTGCACCCCTTCTACGCCGCCGGCTCGCTCCACCGCTTCTTGCAAG AGGGAATCGCGGAATCGCATAGATGGAACATAGTTTGCAATCTTTCTCTTGGCATTGCCAAGGGACTGGATCACCTGCACACAGGCTTGGACAAACCGATGGTCCACGGCAACCTCAAGACGAGCAACGTTCTTCTCGACGCCAGCTACGAGTGTAAGATATCGGACTACAGCCTCTACCTCCTGCTGAACCCTGCCGCTGCCCAGGAGATGCTCGAGGCCTCGGCGGCGCAGGGGTACAAGGCACCCGAGCTGATCAAGATGCGGGACGCCACACGCGAGAGCGACGTCTACAGCCTCGGAGTGGTTCTGCTCGAGCTGCTCGCGCAGAAGGAGCCCGCGGGCGCGGACGACGGCCGGCCGAACCCGCGGGACATCCTCCTCCCGGCCTCCTTCAAGAACCTGGTCCTGGAGCGGAAGATCTCCGACGCGTTCAGCTCTGACCTCGCCAGGCACTGCAAGAGGTCCGGGAAGGAGAAGCACCTGAACGCGTTCTTCGAGCTCGCCACCGCCTGCTGCAGCCCGTCGCCGTCGTTGAGACCCAACACGAGGCAGATTCTCAAGAGGCTCGAGGAGATCGCGAGATGA
- the LOC136464021 gene encoding uncharacterized protein: MASVAPSPTQTSHVSRPTIPTGLVPVAVLLAAAVGLLALLPSLAQAVWEVPHLFLLGAVISFGVFTQRNNDAGDGSSNNNAASAKDSSLAWNARYHPDDPLVVIADHHAVPSDDDDGLEGARERPLSLPVRRLKPAAAAQESETVGDASCDGLGEETDSCASSSGFWAGARAVPSPPSVLDADLDFSPCSQPQSERPFFVQHSANKSRGASNAATETPPTVPRGFVQGYQYHPSVPGDQPLSDDGEVTDWDEDAADGSDEMTPVSSSETSVRGDFAACASDHNDGDGDGDDTSVDEELLKLAAKAGPDGEEEVDRKADEFIAKFREQIRLQRH; the protein is encoded by the coding sequence ATGGCCAGCGTAGCCCCAAGTCCCACGCAAACCAGCCATGTCTCACGGCCGACGATCCCTACAGGCCTCGTGCCCGTGGCCGTGcttctcgccgccgccgtcggcctcCTCGCGCTGCTGCCGTCGCTGGCCCAGGCGGTGTGGGAGGTGCCGCACCTCTTCCTCCTAGGCGCCGTCATCTCCTTCGGCGTCTTCACGCAGAGGAACAACGACGCCGGCGACGGCAGTTCCAATAATAACGCCGCCAGCGCCAAGGACAGCTCGCTGGCGTGGAACGCGCGGTACCACCCCGACGACCCCCTCGTCGTGATCGCGGATCATCACGCGGTGCcgagcgacgacgacgacgggctGGAAGGCGCACGGGAGAGGCCGCTTTCCCTGCCGGTGCGGAGGCTGAAGCCTGCGGCTGCGGCGCAGGAGTCCGAAACCGTCGGCGACGCCAGCTGTGATGGTTTGGGCGAAGAGACGGATAGCTGTGCGTCGTCGTCAGGGTTTTGGGCCGGCGCGCGCGCCGTCCCTTCGCCGCCCTCTGTTCTCGACGCCGACCTGGACTTTTCTCCGTGCTCACAGCCACAGTCTGAACGGCCGTTCTTCGTCCAACACAGCGCCAACAAGTCCCGTGGTGCGTCCAATGCCGCGACGGAGACGCCACCCACGGTCCCGAGGGGCTTCGTCCAGGGGTACCAGTACCATCCTTCGGTGCCCGGCGACCAGCCGTTGAGCGACGACGGCGAGGTTACCGACTGGGATGAGGACGCCGCCGACGGGTCCGATGAGATGACACCCGTGTCGTCGTCGGAAACGTCGGTCCGTGGCGACTTCGCCGCTTGTGCCAGTGACCacaacgacggcgacggcgacggcgacgacacgTCTGTGGATGAAGAGCTTCTGAAGCTGGCGGCAAAGGCGGGGCCGGACGGGGAGGAGGAAGTGGACAGGAAGGCCGACGAGTTCATCGCCAAGTTCAGGGAGCAGATCAGGCTCCAGAGGCACTAG